The nucleotide window CCGATGCCGCGGTGGGGCGGCGACCTCGACCACATCGACTTCCAGAACATCCAGTACTACGCGCGGCCCAGCGAGAAGAAGTCGGCCAAGACGTGGGAGGAGGTCCCGGAACAGATCAAGAAGACCTTCGACCGGCTGGGCATCCCCGAGGCCGAGCGAAAGTTCCTCGCAGGCGTGGGCGCGCAGTACGAGTCGGAGAACGTGTACCACAAGATCCGCGAGGATCTGGCGAAGAAGGGAGTCATCTTCGCGGGGCCCGAGGAGGGCCTGCGGGACCATCCGGACATCTTCAAGAAGTACTTCGCCAAGGCGATCCCGCCGGAGGACAACAAGTTCGCCGCGCTCAACAGCGCGGTGTGGTCCGGCGGCTCGTTCGTGTACGTGCCCCCGGGCGTCGAGGTCGACATGCCGCTCCAGGCGTACTTCCGCATCAACGCGGCCAACATCGGCCAGTTCGAGCGCACGCTCATCGTCGCCGACAAGGGAAGCAAGGTCCACTACATCGAGGGTTGCACGGCGCCCGTGTACTCGACGGACTCGCTGCACAGCGCCGTCGTCGAGGTCTTCGCCGAGGAGGACGCGACCGTGCGCTACACGACGCTCCAGAACTGGTCGAGCGACGTGTACAACCTCGTGACGAAACGCGCGCACGCGGCCCGCAACGCGAAGGTCGAGTGGCTGGACGCCAACATCGGCTCGCGCCTCACCATGAAGTACCCTTCCGTGTACCTTACGGGCGAGGGCGCCTCCGCCGAGATCGTCTCGGTCGCCTTCGCCGGACGCGGGCAGCACCAGGACACGGGCGCCAAGGCCGTGCACCTTGCGCCCAACACGACAAGCCGGATCGTCTCCAAATCCATCAGCAAGGACTCGGGGCGTTCCACGTACCGGGGCCTTCTCAAGGTCGCCAAGGGCGCGACGGGCGTGAAGTCGAGCGTGCGTTGCGACGCCCTCATGCTCGACAAGGACAGCCGAAGCGACACCTACCCCTACATCGAGATCGACGAGGAGGACGCCACGATCACGCACGAGGCGACCGTGGGGCGCATCGGCGAGGGCGAGCTTTTCTACCTCATGAGCCGCGGCCTCACCGAGAACGAGGCCATGAACCTCATCGTTCGCGGCTTCCTCGAGATCTTCGTGAAGCAGCTTCCCATGGAGTACGCCGTCGAGTTCAACCGCCTCATCCAGCTTGAGATGGAAGGCGCGGTCGGCTAGGGGACACACATGGCCGAGATGTACCCGACGGCGACCGCCGAGCTTCTCGGCGAGATGTCGCGCAAGGCGCGCGAACCCGCGTGGCTCTCCTCCTACCGCGAGCGGGCGTTTGCGAGCTATCGCGCGCTCGAGTTCGAGACGCACCCGCTGTTCACCCGCTACGTCGAGCGCCCGCGCGACCTGGCCGCGGCGCCCCCGCGCGTCCTCGCGGCCGACCCGCCGCGCGGCACGCCGCCGGAGGGAGCCGGCGGCTCCTACGAGCTTGCCGACCGCGAGCGCGTGAGCAACGCCTGCATGGCCGACCACGGCCTCGTCTTCCTTCCTCTTTCGCAGGCCGTCTCGTCGCGACCGGACCTGGCCGAAGCCCTTCTGTCCGCCCCGCTTCGGTCGCAGCAGAGCGACAAGACGGGGTCGCTCGCCCGCGCCATGGCGCAAAACGGCGTCGTCGTCCACGTGCCCGACGGCCTCGCCGTCGACCAGCCGCTGCTCGTCCGCCTGGCGCCCGCCGGCGGCGCCGTGTTCGCCCGCGTCGTGCTCTCCCTGGGCCGGGGCGCGCGCGCGTCCGTCGCCGTCGAGCTTGCCCCGGGCACCGGGTCCGTGCTCGCCGCGTCGCTGGAGGCGCACGTGGGCGAGGGCGCCTCGCTTAATCTCTCCACGCTGCAGACCGGCGCGCTGGACGCCACGACGCTCGCGGGACGCGACGTTTCGCTTTCGGCTCATGCGCGCGTGTCGTACGCAAGCGTCAACGTCGGCGGGAGCCTCGCCAAGGACCGGCTCCTTGCGCACCTCGACGGACGAGGATCCTCCTTCGAGGGGCGCGAGCTTGCCTTCGGCTCCGGCGAGCAGCGCGTCGATTCCACCGTCCAGATCGTCCACCGGGCCGCCGAGACGACAAGCCATCACCTCTCGAAGGGCGCGCACGCCGGCCGCTCGCGCTCCTACCTCAAGGGGCTCATCACGATCGAGAACGCGGCCGACGAGAGCGACTCCTACCTCGGGCAGTACGCCATGCTCCTTTCCCGCGAATCGCGCTGCATCGCCATCCCGTCGCTTGAGATCGAGAGCAAGAACGTGCGGCGGGCCAAGCACGCGGCCGCCGTCGCCAAGATCGACGACGAGCAGGTGTTCTACCTCCAAAGCCGCGGGCTCGACCGGGCGGCCGCCGCGCGCGCCATCGTGCGCGGTTTCCTCGATCCGACGCTTGAGCGCGTCGCCTGGACGCCCTGGCGCGAAGCCGCCGGCCTGGCCATCGACCGCCGGCTGGTGGGCGGATGACGGGAAGGACCGCCGGCGTCGCGCGCGTCTGTCCGATCGAGGAGCTGCCCCCCGGAACGATGCGGGGCGTCCTCGTGGACGGCCGTCCGGTGCTCGTTGCCAACGTGGAAGGGACCCTGCGGGCGGTCGACCGCATCTGCACGCACGCCGAGGTGGACCTCGCCGGCGGCTGGCTGCGGGCGGGCACCGTCACGTGCCCCGCCCACGGCAGCGAATTCGACCTTGCCACGGGGGAGGCGCTCTCCCCGCCGGCCTACGACCCGCTGGCCGTGCACCGGGCCTTCCTCCAGGACGGCTGGGTGCACGTCGAGATCCGAAGCGAGGAGCGGGAAGGCGGCAAATCATTATGGACCCAACGACCATGAAGAACGAGGTGGACGCATGACCTTCGACGTGCAGGCCGCAAAGCAGGACTTCCCGATCCTCAAGCGCCGCTTCCACGGCAAGCCCGTCGTCTACCTCGACAGCGCCGCGACGAGCCAGCGGCCCAAGGCCGTGATCGACGCGTGCACGCGGTTCTACGAGGAGCAGAACTCGAACGTCCACCGCGCCGTCTACGAGCTTGGCGCCGAAGCCACGATGGCCTTCGAGGACGCACGCGCGAAGGTCGCGCGCTTCCTGGGCGCCTCGCCGCGCGAGACGATCTTCACGCGCGGGGCGACGGAGGCCGTGAACCTCGTCTTCTACGCGTGGGCCAAGAGCACGCTTCGCCCCGGCGACCGCGTCGTGACGACCGTCATGGAGCACCACTCGAATCTCGTGCCCTGGCTTGAGCTTCGCTCGATGGGCGTCGACGTCGCCATCGTCGACGTGAACGACGACGGCACGCTTGCCATGGACGAGATGGGCGAGTCGATCAACGACAAGACGAAGCTCGTCGCCGTGACGCACGCGTCCAACGTCCTCGGAACGATCAATCCGGTGAAGCAGATCGCCAGGATGGCGCACGACGTGGGCGCGCTCTGCCTCGTGGACGGCGCGCAGTCCGCGCCCCACATGAAGGTGAATTTCCGCGACCTCGGCTGCGACTTCTACGCCGTCTCGGGGCACAAGATGCTCGCGCCCACGGGCATCGGCTGCCTGCTCGGGCGCGAGGAGGTGCTGAAGGACATGCCGCCGTTCCATTTCGGCGGCGACATGATCCGCGAGGTGCACCTCACCGGCGCCAAGTGGAACGACCTTCCCTACAAGTTCGAGGCCGGCACCCAGAACATGGCCGGCGCGGTCGGCTTCGCGGCCGCCTGCGACTACCTCGAGCGTCTGGGCATGGACGCCGTTCGCGAGCACGAGAAGTCGCTCACGCGCTACGCCCTGCAGAAGCTCGCCGAGGTGAAGGGATTGCGGAGCTTTGGCCCCACCGACCTTTCGATCCGTGGCGGCGTCGTCTCCTTCGTCATGGACCAGGCGCACCCGCACGACGTTGCCTCCATCCTCGACGCGGAGGCCGTCTGCGTGCGAAGCGGCCACCACTGCGCAATGCCTCTCATGGAGCGCCTGGACGTCCCCGCGACCACCCGCGCGTCGTTCTACGTGTACAACGACGAGCGCGACGTGGACCGCCTGGTGGAAGGGCTTCGCCGCGTGGAGAAGATCTTCGAACGTCGACCCGCCGCCTCGGCGGGGACCGGCGCCCGTCTCACGGGCACCGGCATTCCCGAGGGCAAGGGACGCTGAGGGAGCGCCGCATGGTCGAGGACATGTACCAGGAGCAGATCCTGGACCACTACCAGAATCCGCGGAACTTCGGGGAAATTCCGGACGCCGAACTCTCGGCCCACGAGAACAATCCGTTGTGCGGAGACGACCTGCACCTGTTCGTCAAGCTGCGGGACGGGCAGGTCATCGAGGACGTGCGGTTCAAGGGGCGAGGCTGCGCCATCTCGCAAGCGTCGGCCTCGATGCTCTACGAGTCCCTTAAGGGAAAGTCGCTCGACGAGGCGCGGAAGATCGGGAAGGACGACGTGCTCGGTCTCTTGGGTGTCCCCATCAGCGCGGCGCGGCTCAAGTGCGCCCTCCTCAGCTGGGACGTCCTCCTCGTGGCCACCGGCGCCAAGAAGGAAGGCTAGCGAAGGCTACGGGGCGCCCTCGGCGCTCTGCTCCTTGTAGCGCTGCTCCTCGAGCTTGCTCTCCAGGAGGGCCTTTCGCTCGCGCAGCTTGTCCGTGTACTGCTTGTAGCCCTCCTTCGACAGCTCGCCCAGGCCGAGCTTCACGTTGGCGCGGCTGATCTGGCGGTTGAGCTGCTTGATCTCTTCCTCGATGGAGAGCTGCTGGTGGACGGGGTGATCGGCGAGGTCGTCCGAGGCCGTCGCGCTTGGCGCAAGGTCGGGCGGCGGCGCGGCGGGCGCGGATTGCGACGGAGGCGCGGCCGACGGGGCGCTTGCCCGGTGCGGCGGCGTGTCCTCGCGACGCAGCGCCTCGGGGTCGAGCGGCTTCACGCGGTCGGTCGTGCGGGGCGGGGGCGCCTTCTGCGGCTTCATGGCGTGCCGCAACGACGCGATGGCGGCTCCGCC belongs to Candidatus Thermoplasmatota archaeon and includes:
- the sufB gene encoding Fe-S cluster assembly protein SufB, producing MAANRIEVDTAKYDFKDPTTEYVYSVPRGLSEDIVRKISELKNEPSWMTDFRLKSYRHFLKRPMPRWGGDLDHIDFQNIQYYARPSEKKSAKTWEEVPEQIKKTFDRLGIPEAERKFLAGVGAQYESENVYHKIREDLAKKGVIFAGPEEGLRDHPDIFKKYFAKAIPPEDNKFAALNSAVWSGGSFVYVPPGVEVDMPLQAYFRINAANIGQFERTLIVADKGSKVHYIEGCTAPVYSTDSLHSAVVEVFAEEDATVRYTTLQNWSSDVYNLVTKRAHAARNAKVEWLDANIGSRLTMKYPSVYLTGEGASAEIVSVAFAGRGQHQDTGAKAVHLAPNTTSRIVSKSISKDSGRSTYRGLLKVAKGATGVKSSVRCDALMLDKDSRSDTYPYIEIDEEDATITHEATVGRIGEGELFYLMSRGLTENEAMNLIVRGFLEIFVKQLPMEYAVEFNRLIQLEMEGAVG
- a CDS encoding SufD family Fe-S cluster assembly protein, encoding MAEMYPTATAELLGEMSRKAREPAWLSSYRERAFASYRALEFETHPLFTRYVERPRDLAAAPPRVLAADPPRGTPPEGAGGSYELADRERVSNACMADHGLVFLPLSQAVSSRPDLAEALLSAPLRSQQSDKTGSLARAMAQNGVVVHVPDGLAVDQPLLVRLAPAGGAVFARVVLSLGRGARASVAVELAPGTGSVLAASLEAHVGEGASLNLSTLQTGALDATTLAGRDVSLSAHARVSYASVNVGGSLAKDRLLAHLDGRGSSFEGRELAFGSGEQRVDSTVQIVHRAAETTSHHLSKGAHAGRSRSYLKGLITIENAADESDSYLGQYAMLLSRESRCIAIPSLEIESKNVRRAKHAAAVAKIDDEQVFYLQSRGLDRAAAARAIVRGFLDPTLERVAWTPWREAAGLAIDRRLVGG
- a CDS encoding non-heme iron oxygenase ferredoxin subunit; translation: MTGRTAGVARVCPIEELPPGTMRGVLVDGRPVLVANVEGTLRAVDRICTHAEVDLAGGWLRAGTVTCPAHGSEFDLATGEALSPPAYDPLAVHRAFLQDGWVHVEIRSEEREGGKSLWTQRP
- a CDS encoding cysteine desulfurase, encoding MTFDVQAAKQDFPILKRRFHGKPVVYLDSAATSQRPKAVIDACTRFYEEQNSNVHRAVYELGAEATMAFEDARAKVARFLGASPRETIFTRGATEAVNLVFYAWAKSTLRPGDRVVTTVMEHHSNLVPWLELRSMGVDVAIVDVNDDGTLAMDEMGESINDKTKLVAVTHASNVLGTINPVKQIARMAHDVGALCLVDGAQSAPHMKVNFRDLGCDFYAVSGHKMLAPTGIGCLLGREEVLKDMPPFHFGGDMIREVHLTGAKWNDLPYKFEAGTQNMAGAVGFAAACDYLERLGMDAVREHEKSLTRYALQKLAEVKGLRSFGPTDLSIRGGVVSFVMDQAHPHDVASILDAEAVCVRSGHHCAMPLMERLDVPATTRASFYVYNDERDVDRLVEGLRRVEKIFERRPAASAGTGARLTGTGIPEGKGR
- a CDS encoding SUF system NifU family Fe-S cluster assembly protein produces the protein MVEDMYQEQILDHYQNPRNFGEIPDAELSAHENNPLCGDDLHLFVKLRDGQVIEDVRFKGRGCAISQASASMLYESLKGKSLDEARKIGKDDVLGLLGVPISAARLKCALLSWDVLLVATGAKKEG